From one Rhodothermales bacterium genomic stretch:
- a CDS encoding molybdopterin-dependent oxidoreductase, translating into MPFDPLTRRAFLRRTGGLVAGVSLTALVGCESFGVEPVTGGIDFLPFITPNETFFKQFGADGGVKDWPGIQQIPQSEWSLSIDGAVASPRTLRIADIFAEAEHEVTILSTLRCILDNNAGQGLVGTATWKGIPLRRFLDAAGVDLTRARRLRFYGADGFTNNLPIERVFGDAESDLVEPLLVYEMNGIAVPSSHGAPIRLLVPGYYGYKSVKWLTRVEVTENDDPFGTYQEVLGYTDDGRIDVSCKTTSILRGARIPAGPARIAGFALSGHGSIDQVRLTIDGGEMVQARILSLNELLASAPDIRGAFQLTQTDRFPYPYRGVWTLWEYQWDATPGQHLIRVQAHDAAGNEQPPSDDDPTDGQNPAFEFNVTVESSS; encoded by the coding sequence ATGCCATTCGACCCACTCACACGACGCGCTTTCCTGCGCAGGACCGGCGGCCTCGTCGCCGGCGTGTCCCTGACGGCGCTCGTCGGTTGCGAAAGCTTCGGCGTCGAACCCGTCACCGGGGGGATCGACTTCCTGCCGTTCATCACGCCCAACGAGACCTTTTTCAAGCAATTTGGGGCGGATGGCGGCGTCAAGGACTGGCCGGGCATCCAGCAGATTCCCCAGAGCGAATGGTCGCTGTCGATCGACGGCGCCGTCGCCTCCCCGCGGACGCTCCGCATCGCCGATATCTTCGCCGAGGCCGAGCATGAAGTCACCATCCTGTCCACGCTGCGGTGCATCCTGGACAACAACGCCGGCCAGGGCCTCGTGGGCACGGCCACCTGGAAAGGCATCCCCCTGCGCCGCTTCCTGGACGCGGCGGGCGTCGACCTGACGCGCGCGCGCCGGCTGCGCTTTTACGGGGCCGACGGATTTACCAACAACCTGCCGATCGAGCGGGTTTTCGGGGATGCCGAGAGCGACCTCGTGGAGCCCCTGCTGGTGTATGAGATGAACGGCATTGCAGTGCCGTCGTCGCACGGCGCCCCGATTCGTCTGCTCGTCCCGGGTTATTACGGCTACAAAAGCGTCAAGTGGCTCACCCGCGTGGAGGTCACCGAAAACGACGACCCGTTCGGCACCTATCAGGAGGTGCTCGGCTACACCGACGACGGGCGGATCGATGTCTCCTGCAAGACGACCAGCATCCTGCGCGGGGCGCGGATCCCCGCAGGGCCGGCGCGCATCGCCGGCTTCGCGCTCAGCGGCCACGGCAGCATCGACCAGGTCCGCCTCACGATCGACGGCGGCGAGATGGTGCAGGCCCGCATCCTGAGTCTGAACGAACTGCTCGCGTCCGCGCCCGACATCCGCGGCGCGTTCCAGCTCACCCAGACGGATCGATTCCCCTACCCGTACCGGGGCGTCTGGACGCTCTGGGAATACCAGTGGGACGCCACGCCGGGGCAGCATCTCATCCGCGTGCAGGCCCACGACGCCGCCGGCAACGAACAACCGCCCTCCGACGACGACCCCACCGACGGTCAGAATCCGGCTTTCGAATTTAATGTCACGGTAGAAAGTAGTTCATGA
- a CDS encoding DUF5777 family beta-barrel protein codes for MRALRGVSLRNAGVVLAVTLLALASGRPLQAQSTTDLDAQVADLFERSCARAGCHAGPVPMMNLDLSRDQHYAALVGEASTENPQIKRVEPGRPDQSYIIMKLKGEPGIVGMQMPFTGDKLTPDEIGLIEQWIAGMGGVDESRKAAAPAAEPYPFYGWKVMNLPTSRTLNAGNMLFMIGHRFNPRISDGYSAFFGLDGSAIIYLSLGYAITDNLLVALARSNSADDVELSARYGLMRQGGARNWPIGASLQTTANWITQTNEGESSFEAERLKFTAQLSLTRSIMDRIGLAVVPGVLVNQNEIETDEPLLVTVGLGARWRFAPKLSIIGEWVPIVSGYNRSLIFGNDIRYDSWGGGLEISTAGHVFQIVVANAVGLTTDQYLRGGDLGIENGDIRLGFNIFRILTP; via the coding sequence ATGCGTGCATTACGAGGAGTATCCCTGCGCAACGCCGGCGTAGTACTGGCGGTGACCCTGCTCGCGCTGGCGAGCGGCCGGCCGCTCCAGGCCCAATCGACCACCGACCTGGACGCCCAGGTCGCCGACCTTTTCGAGCGAAGCTGCGCCCGCGCCGGATGCCACGCCGGACCGGTCCCGATGATGAATCTGGACCTCAGCCGGGACCAGCATTATGCCGCGCTCGTCGGCGAGGCCAGCACGGAGAACCCGCAGATCAAGCGGGTGGAGCCGGGCCGGCCGGATCAGAGCTACATCATCATGAAATTGAAGGGCGAGCCGGGCATCGTGGGGATGCAGATGCCGTTCACGGGCGACAAGCTCACGCCCGATGAAATCGGGCTTATCGAACAGTGGATCGCGGGCATGGGCGGCGTGGACGAAAGCCGCAAAGCCGCCGCGCCGGCCGCCGAACCGTATCCCTTTTACGGCTGGAAGGTGATGAACCTGCCGACGAGCCGCACGCTCAACGCCGGCAACATGCTGTTCATGATCGGGCACCGCTTCAACCCGCGCATCAGCGACGGCTACAGCGCCTTCTTCGGCCTCGACGGCAGCGCCATCATCTACCTGAGCCTCGGTTACGCGATCACCGACAACCTCCTCGTCGCGCTGGCGCGCAGCAACTCCGCCGACGATGTCGAGCTGTCGGCTCGCTACGGGCTCATGCGCCAGGGCGGTGCACGCAACTGGCCCATCGGCGCCAGCCTGCAAACGACCGCCAACTGGATCACGCAGACCAACGAAGGCGAATCGAGCTTCGAGGCCGAACGGCTCAAGTTCACCGCGCAGCTGAGCCTCACGCGCTCCATCATGGACCGGATCGGACTGGCCGTCGTGCCCGGCGTGCTCGTGAACCAGAATGAGATCGAGACCGACGAGCCCCTGCTCGTGACCGTGGGTCTCGGCGCCCGGTGGCGTTTCGCGCCCAAGCTTTCCATCATCGGCGAGTGGGTGCCGATCGTCTCCGGCTACAACCGTTCGCTCATCTTCGGCAACGACATCCGGTACGACAGCTGGGGCGGCGGACTGGAAATCAGCACTGCCGGCCACGTCTTCCAGATCGTCGTCGCCAATGCGGTCGGCCTGACGACCGACCAGTACCTGCGGGGCGGCGACCTCGGTATCGAAAATGGCGATATCCGGCTTGGATTCAATATTTTCCGCATCCTCACACCCTGA
- a CDS encoding TonB-dependent receptor: MNRYKSLLFAALLALIGASPAQAQHQITGIVVDAATQEALPGVNVFATGTTLGATTDSDGRFTVRSTVNLTSLTFSYLGYKAQTIELGAETELRVALEPTTVDLQPVIVSAGRGVQARTDAPIAIDALSASKLQETKPTMLYQALNQIPGVHMTNLGNEQHTMSIRQPLQYKALFVYLEDGLPIRPTGVFNHNALIEINMAGIERVEVIRGPSSALYGSNAVGGAINFITPEPTDVFSGYFNARVDNYGYRRSDFNASTTFGKLGIYAGGYVARQRDSWADHTDFDKLSLTFRADYALAERTKWVTTLSTNHLDTDMRGDLDSLNFYGRGYSSLQTFTYRTVDATRVRSTVTQNWNDLNTSDLTVGFRQNSIGQLPSYRVRDDRTNPLRATGEINDNSFTSYLANLQHKAYFGTMDAVLTAGLSADFSPNSYYADFLEIQRNADGQYIGFTQLDSTLTNYDVDLLNTAAYAQFEIVPIDRLRLVASLRYDRIDYNYDNHLTASAFSGAPDEKNGYNSLSPKLGLTYDLRRGRGLYANWSQGFIPPEIGDLYRGVKVPTLQPANFDSYEAGGWAAFLQGKLYVNASLYRMDGRNEIISVRLDDGSTENRNAGKTRHTGVEYAVVYSPIQALSFRIGGTNAVHEFLRYEEAGVIYDGNEMNQAPGWIANAEVMFRPPFLKGSRIALEWQHLDRYYMDVANTFEYDGYNLLHLRMGYEIKGVEVWANVENLTDELYANIAARNRFGDSYSPGSARNIVFGVGYRFGRR, from the coding sequence ATGAATCGCTATAAGAGCCTTTTATTCGCCGCGCTTCTGGCCCTGATCGGCGCGTCGCCCGCGCAGGCCCAGCACCAGATTACCGGCATCGTCGTGGACGCCGCCACCCAGGAAGCCCTGCCTGGCGTCAACGTGTTCGCCACCGGCACGACCCTTGGCGCGACCACGGACTCGGACGGCCGCTTCACCGTCCGGTCGACCGTCAACCTGACCAGCCTCACGTTTTCCTATCTGGGCTACAAGGCCCAGACGATCGAACTCGGCGCCGAAACGGAGCTGCGCGTCGCGCTCGAGCCGACGACCGTCGACCTCCAGCCCGTGATCGTTTCCGCCGGCCGCGGCGTCCAGGCCCGCACCGACGCCCCGATCGCCATCGACGCGCTCTCCGCGAGCAAGCTCCAGGAAACGAAGCCCACGATGCTCTACCAGGCGCTCAACCAGATCCCCGGGGTGCACATGACCAACCTCGGCAACGAGCAGCATACCATGAGCATCCGGCAGCCGCTCCAGTACAAGGCGCTGTTCGTCTACCTGGAAGACGGGCTCCCGATTCGCCCGACCGGGGTGTTCAACCATAATGCACTGATTGAAATCAACATGGCCGGCATCGAGCGGGTCGAGGTCATTCGCGGTCCCTCCTCCGCCCTCTACGGCAGCAACGCCGTCGGCGGCGCGATCAACTTCATCACCCCCGAGCCGACCGACGTGTTTTCCGGCTACTTCAACGCGCGGGTGGACAACTACGGGTACCGCCGCAGCGACTTCAACGCCAGCACGACGTTTGGCAAGCTCGGCATCTACGCCGGCGGCTATGTGGCCCGCCAGCGCGATAGCTGGGCGGATCATACCGACTTCGACAAGCTTTCCCTCACGTTCCGTGCGGATTACGCCCTCGCCGAGCGTACCAAGTGGGTCACTACGCTGTCCACCAACCATCTGGACACCGACATGCGCGGCGACCTGGACAGCCTGAATTTCTACGGCCGCGGCTATTCGAGCCTCCAGACGTTCACCTACCGCACCGTCGACGCCACGCGCGTCCGCTCGACCGTCACGCAGAACTGGAACGATCTGAACACCAGCGATCTCACCGTCGGCTTCCGGCAGAACTCCATCGGCCAGCTGCCGTCCTACCGCGTACGCGACGATCGTACGAACCCGCTCCGCGCGACGGGCGAGATCAACGACAACTCGTTCACCAGCTACCTCGCCAACCTCCAGCACAAGGCATATTTCGGGACGATGGACGCCGTGCTCACCGCCGGCCTCAGCGCCGACTTCAGCCCCAACTCCTATTACGCCGATTTCCTGGAGATCCAGCGCAATGCCGACGGGCAGTACATCGGCTTTACGCAGCTTGATTCGACGCTGACGAACTACGATGTCGACCTCCTGAACACGGCCGCCTACGCCCAGTTCGAGATCGTGCCGATCGACCGGCTGCGCCTGGTGGCGTCCCTGCGGTACGACCGGATCGACTATAATTACGACAACCACCTGACCGCTTCGGCCTTTTCGGGCGCTCCCGACGAGAAGAACGGCTATAACAGCCTCAGTCCGAAACTCGGCCTGACCTACGACCTCCGCCGGGGCCGCGGGCTGTACGCCAACTGGAGCCAGGGTTTTATCCCCCCTGAAATCGGCGACCTCTACCGCGGCGTCAAGGTACCCACGCTCCAGCCGGCCAACTTCGACTCGTACGAAGCCGGCGGCTGGGCTGCGTTCCTTCAGGGCAAGCTCTACGTCAACGCCAGCCTGTACCGGATGGACGGCCGTAACGAGATCATCTCCGTCCGCCTCGACGACGGCTCGACGGAAAACCGGAACGCCGGCAAGACGCGCCACACCGGCGTCGAGTACGCCGTGGTCTACTCCCCGATCCAGGCGTTGTCCTTCCGGATCGGCGGCACCAACGCGGTGCATGAGTTCTTGCGGTACGAAGAGGCCGGCGTGATCTATGACGGCAACGAGATGAACCAGGCGCCCGGCTGGATCGCCAACGCCGAGGTCATGTTCCGTCCGCCCTTCCTCAAGGGATCGCGCATCGCGCTGGAATGGCAGCACCTCGATCGCTACTACATGGATGTGGCCAACACGTTCGAATACGACGGCTACAACCTGCTGCACCTCCGGATGGGCTACGAAATCAAGGGCGTCGAAGTATGGGCGAACGTCGAGAACCTGACCGACGAACTCTACGCCAACATCGCCGCGCGCAACCGGTTTGGCGACAGCTACTCGCCCGGCTCGGCGCGCAACATCGTGTTCGGCGTCGGCTACCGGTTTGGCCGTCGCTGA